One Hordeum vulgare subsp. vulgare chromosome 4H, MorexV3_pseudomolecules_assembly, whole genome shotgun sequence DNA window includes the following coding sequences:
- the LOC123447461 gene encoding short-chain dehydrogenase TIC 32 B, chloroplastic-like, which translates to MLQAARYLLGSPGASGFGSKSTAEEVTAACPDLGSLTAIITGATSGIGAETARVLAKRGARVVIPARSVKAAEDMRARILGECPSADVLVLHLDLSSLASVRDFARRFLSLGLPLHLLINNAGKFSHGQLALSEDGFEMTFATNYLGHFLLTKLLLARMAETAAATGVQGRIVNVSSSVHGWFSGDWADYLQLVTRRKIPYDATQAYAVSKLANVLHTKELAARLREMGADVTVNCVHPGIVRTRLNRDREGLITDLAFVLLSKLLKTIPQAAATTCYAAVHPRMAGVSGRYLADCNEALPSPAAASRREAARLWQASEDMICAASSQPERNI; encoded by the exons ATGCTGCAGGCAGCCAGGTACCTGCTGGGCTCCCCGGGCGCCAGCGGGTTCGGCTCCAAGTCCACCGCCGAGGAGGTCACGGCGGCCTGCCCTGACCTCGGCTCCCTCACCGCCATCATTACCGGCGCGACGTCGGGCATCGGGGCGGAGACGGCGCGGGTGCTGGCGAAGCGGGGTGCCAGGGTGGTCATCCCGGCGCGGAGCGTCAAGGCGGCCGAGGATATGCGCGCGCGCATCCTCGGCGAGTGCCCCAGCGCCGACGTCCTCGTGCTGCACCTGGACCTCAGCTCGCTGGCCTCCGTCCGGGACTTCGCCCGCCGCTTCCTCTCCCTCGGcctgcccctccacctcctcatcAACAACGCCGGCAAGTTCTCGCACGGCCAGCTCGCGCTGTCAGAGGACGGCTTCGAGATGACCTTCGCCACCAACTACCTCGGCCATTTCCTGCTGACGAAGCTGCTGCTGGCGAGGATGGCGGAGACGGCGGCGGCCACCGGCGTTCAGGGCCGCATCGTGAACGTGTCGTCGAGCGTGCACGGCTGGTTCTCCGGCGACTGGGCCGACTACCTCCAGCTCGTCACCCGCCGCAAGAT ACCCTACGACGCGACGCAGGCCTACGCGGTGTCCAAGCTTGCCAATGTGCTGCACACCAAGGAGCTCGCCGCCCGCCTCCGGGAGATGGGCGCGGACGTGACGGTGAACTGCGTGCACCCCGGCATCGTCAGGACCCGGCTCAACCGCGACAGAGAGGGCCTCATCACAGATCTCGCCTTCGTCCTCCTCTCCAAGCTGCTCAAGACCATCCCACAG GCTGCGGCGACCACGTGCTACGCGGCGGTGCACCCGAGGATGGCCGGCGTGTCCGGCCGCTACTTGGCCGACTGCAACGAGGCTCTGCCGTCGCCGGCCGCCGCAAGCCGCCGCGAGGCCGCGCGGCTCTGGCAAGCTTCGGAGGACATGATCTGCGCCGCAAGCAGTCAACCGGAGAGGAACATCTGA